One genomic region from Nocardioides plantarum encodes:
- a CDS encoding VC0807 family protein translates to MTSLEIAPPVPATTPCRHTAALGAVMRRLALSLLVAVAVPAVLFYATFQFFGLTPAILTALAWSYGAIAWRRLTHLPMSGLLVLTSTVLTIRTIFTLSTGNTYVYFLQPVVSDAIVALVFLASLAAARPLVARLAADFYPMSADLAAHPRIRRLFARLTGMWGGVCLLKAAVGFWLLESLSVPTFVLVKSSAMIGMTAAAVAVTIAASLVVLRHESLRDTA, encoded by the coding sequence ATGACCTCGCTCGAGATCGCCCCGCCGGTTCCTGCCACCACCCCGTGCCGACACACCGCCGCCCTCGGTGCCGTCATGCGCCGCCTGGCCCTGAGCCTGCTGGTCGCCGTCGCCGTGCCGGCCGTGCTGTTCTACGCGACGTTCCAGTTCTTCGGCCTGACCCCGGCGATCCTGACCGCCCTCGCCTGGTCGTACGGCGCCATCGCCTGGCGTCGGCTCACCCACCTGCCGATGTCGGGGCTGCTGGTCCTGACCTCGACCGTGCTGACCATCCGTACGATCTTCACGCTCTCGACCGGCAACACCTACGTCTACTTCCTGCAGCCGGTGGTCAGCGACGCCATCGTGGCGCTGGTCTTCCTGGCCTCGCTGGCCGCGGCGCGCCCCCTGGTCGCCCGCCTGGCCGCCGACTTCTACCCGATGAGCGCCGACCTGGCCGCCCACCCCCGCATCCGTCGCCTCTTCGCGCGCCTGACCGGGATGTGGGGCGGGGTCTGCCTGCTCAAGGCCGCCGTCGGCTTCTGGCTGCTCGAGTCGCTGTCGGTCCCGACCTTCGTGCTGGTCAAGAGCAGCGCGATGATCGGGATGACGGCCGCCGCCGTCGCCGTCACGATCGCGGCCT